In Nonomuraea sp. NBC_00507, the following are encoded in one genomic region:
- a CDS encoding transposase, which yields MRIVKETGKPVAHIARDLGINEYTLYNWVQMDRHSTGQVGRDGNGGGKLKESEQEELARLRREKAELVKQHAKDKAAWERERAELEDERDVLKRSVVLWVKDSLNR from the coding sequence GTGAGGATCGTCAAGGAGACCGGCAAACCCGTCGCGCACATAGCGCGGGATCTGGGTATCAACGAGTACACGCTGTACAACTGGGTGCAGATGGACCGGCACTCAACAGGGCAGGTCGGGCGCGACGGCAATGGAGGCGGCAAGCTGAAGGAGTCCGAGCAGGAGGAACTGGCGCGACTGCGGCGGGAGAAAGCCGAGCTGGTCAAGCAGCACGCCAAGGACAAGGCCGCCTGGGAGAGGGAGCGCGCCGAGTTGGAGGACGAGCGTGATGTCCTCAAACGATCCGTGGTCCTATGGGTCAAGGACTCGCTGAACCGATAA